AGCAGCTCGGCCATGGCGGGATGCCGATCGGAATGCTCGAGACCGCGACCTATGAAGAATTTTCGTTTCGGATAGAGCCGGGCGACAGGCTGCTGATCGCCTCAGACGGGGTGTGGGATGCGGCGGACGGTGCGGGTCGGGTGCCCGGCGGCGACGGGCTGTCGACGATATTGCAGAGCAACCGGGACACGACAGGGGTCGGTCTGGTCGAATCGATGGTCTGGTCAATCCTTGCGCATAGCGGCGGCGAGCAGGCCGACGACATGTCCGCGGTGCTGGTCGAGCGCGCCGCCACGCCGGAATGATCGGCGCCGCGCCCCTTACCCTGACATGCGCGCGAGGGCAGCTTCGGCTTCGGCGCGGTGATTTTTGATCGCCGCCTCCTTGACCGGGCCATAGCCGCGCATCTGCTGTGGCGCGGCCAGAGCCGTCATCGCCTCTGTCAAAGTTGCTTCGCTCGTCAGCGGCGGCAGAGCGTCGAGAAGATCGGTGAACCAGTCGATCAGCGCCCGTTCCTGCCGGCGTTCTGCCATCCAGCCGAGCGGATCGAAGGCGGTTCCGCGCAGCACCTTGCCCCGAGCCATCACCCGCAGTGCCGGGGTGAGCCATGCGCCGAAGCGCCGTTTCACCGGCCGACCCCGCGAATCCCGTCGCGCGGGCAGCAGGGGCGGGGCGAGGTGATAGACGATCTTGCCGCCCTCCCAGTCCTGCGCGAGCCGGTCGCTGAACGAGGAAGAGGTCAGCAGCCGCGCCACCTCATATTCGTCCTTATAGGCCATCAGCCTGAACAGCGATTTCGACGCCGTTTCGACCAAGTCTGCCCTGCTGTTGTCCGGCATCCCCCGCAGCGCATCGTCAAAACGGTTGATATGACGGCGGAACTGCGCGGCATAGGCGGCATCCTGATACTCGGTCAGTTCCGCCTCGAGACGCGCCCGAAGTTCCGGCAGATCTTCAGCGGGCGCGGGCAGGTCAGGCTGTGGGAGCCGTTCCGGCGCGGCGGCCAGCACCCGGCCAAGATCGAAGGCGCGCTGATTGGCCTCGATAGCGGTCCCGTTGAGGATGATCGCCTCTTGCATCGCAGCCAGACCGACCGGCACCAGCCCCGACTGCCATGCGTGACCCAGCATCATGACATTCGCAAAGACGCTGTCGCCCAAGAGCCGCTGAGAGAGACGGTTCGCATCAAAGCCCGACACATTCTCTGCGCCGACACTGTCGCGGATTGCCTGCACCCGCGCATCCACCCGAAGATCGGCATCGCGGTTCAGCACCAGATCCCCCGTCGGCATCTCGGCGAGGTTCAGAACGACCTGCGTCCCTTTGCGGTAAAGCGCGGAAGCCTTCGGCGCCGAGGCCACAACGACGTCGCAGCCGATCACCGCATCCGCGGAGCCGTTCTCTATCCGCAACTGATTGATCTCGTCAGGATGCCGGGCCAGCCGGACATATCCGAGCACCGTGCCGAATTTCTGGGCAAAGCCGGTGAAATCCAGAACCGAGGCGCCTTTCCCCTCCAGATGCGCTGCCATGGTGATGAGCGCGCCGACCGTAACCACCCCGGTGCCGCCCACGCCGCCCACCAACAGGTCGAACGGCTCCTTCAGCGACGCCTGATGCGGCATCTCAATGCCTTCCATCATCGCCTGAATGTCAAGATTGGCCGCATCCTTTTTGCGCCGCGTCGCGCCCTCGACGGTGACGAAGCTGGGGCAGAACCCGCCGAGGCAGGAGAAATCCTTGTTGCAGCTGTTCTGGTTGATCTGCCGCTTGCGCCCGAACGGCGTCTCCAGCGGTTCAACGGACAGGCAGTTGGACGCGACCGAGCAATCGCCGCAACCCTCGCAGACGCGCTCGTTGATGACCACGGCCTTGGCCGGATCCGGCATCAGCCCGCGCTTGCGGCGACGGCGCTTTTCGGTGGCGCAGGTCTGTTCATAGATCAGAACGGTGACGCCCGGTATCTCGCGCAGCTCGCGCTGGACCTCGTCCAGCCTGTCGCGGTGGTCAAAACTGGTCGCGCCCGGGAACTCCGCCCGGTCGAATTTTTCGGGCGTATCGCTCACCACGGCGATGCGCTCGATACCCTCTGCTCGGCAAGACTGCGCGATGGCGGCGGGGCTGACCGGGCCGTCAACCGGCTGTCCGCCGGTCATCGCCACCGCGTCATTATAGAGGATCTTGTAGGTGATATTTGCCTTGGCCGCGACCGCTTGCCGGATCGCCAGCGAGCCGGAGTGATACCAGGTCCCCTCACCGAGATTCTGAAAGATATGCTTGCCGCCATTATATTCCTGCCGCGCAATCCACGGCACGCCTTCGCCGCCCATCTGGGCATAGCCGACGGTCTCGCGGTTCATCCAGCTGGCCATGACATGGCAGCCGATGCCAGAGGCCGCCATCGAGCCGTCGGGCAGCTTGGTCGACGTGTTATGAGGGCAGCCGGAGCAGAAATAAGGTGTCCGCGTCGCGCCCGTGACATTCATCGACAGGTCCGGAATCGCCTCTAGCGTGGCGGCCTTCTCGGGCAGGTTTTCAGCCGGGAAATGCCGGTGCAGCCGTTCTGCCACGATGGGGGCCAGGAGGCGCGGCGACAACTCGCCCGAAAACGGGATCAGCGATGCGCCGGTTTCGGTATGTTTGCCGACCATCGCTTCGGGCTTGTGGTCGGGCAGGTCGTAGAAATGTTCCTTGAGCTGGCTTTCGATGATTCCCCGTTTTTCTTCGACAACAAGAACCTCTTCCTTGTTGCGCACGAATCGCAGCGCATCGCGCCGGGCCAGCGGCCAGACCATGCCGACCTTGTAGATGTCGATGCCGAGGCGGCGGCAGGCGGCCTCGTCCAGGCCCAGCAAGCGCAGCGCCTCCATCAGGTCGAGATGCGCCTTGCCGGTGGTCACGATTCCATAGCTGGCATCCTTGACGTCATAGATGCGGCGGTCGATCGGATTGGCCTCGACAAAAGCTTCGACGGCGCGCAGCTTGTGGGTCAGCCGGGTCTCGATCTCGGGGCTGGGCAGGTCGGCGGGGCGCACATGCAGCCCCCCGGGAGGCGGATCGAAAGAGGGGATGGTGAAGCTGCGATCCTCGGGCAGTTCGACCGAGGCGCCGGATTCCACGGTTTCCGAAATCGCCTTGAAGCCCACCCAGGTGCCGGAGAATCGCGACAAGGCGATGCCGTATTCCCCGAAGCTGAGATATTCTGCGACCGAGGCCGGGTTCAGCGCCGGCATGAACCAGGTCATGAAGGCCACGTCGGACTGGTGCGGCATGGACGAGGATACGCAGCCATGATCGTCGCCGGCCACGACCAGAACGCCGCCCTTGGGGGCGCTGCCATAGGCATTTCCGTGGCGCAGCGCGTCGCCTGAGCGGTCGACGCCGGGGCCTTTGCCATACCACATCGAGAAAACCCCCTCGACCCGCGCCTCGGGGTCGAGCGTCGCTTGCTGTGCGCCAAGAACGGCGGTCGCGCCAAGATCCTCGTTCACGGCTGGCAGGAAGGTGATGTCAGCCTCTTTCAGCCGGGTCTTGGCGCGCCATAGCTCCAGATCGACGCCGCCGAGCGGTGAGCCGCGATAGCCCGAGATGAACCCGGCGGTTTTCAGCCCGGCCGCACGGTCGCGGCGGGCCTGATCCAGCATGATCCGCACGAGCGCCTGGGTTCCGGTCAGGAAGACCCGGCCGCGTTCGGCCTGATAGCGATCTTCCAATGCGTAGCTTTGCTGATTCGCCTGATCCAGCATGGCGTTCCCTCCCCTGTTTGCGGTAGGATATGCCAGAAGCGTTGGTAAAAATGACCGAAATTGGTGAGATTCGAGAGAAATTGTGAGAGATTTTGGAAGAATTGGCAGGAAAGATGGATGATTTTGACCTGACTGCCAATGACCGCGCGATCCTGCGTGTGCTGCAACAGGACAGCCGTCTCTCGAATGCGCAGCTGGCCGAGAGGGTGGGCATGTCGGCCTCTGCCTGCTGGCGGCGCGTGCGGATGCTTGAAGAGGCCGGGGTCATCGCCGGCTATGGTGCCATTGTCGATCCTGACCGCGCCGGGCTGGAGTTTCACGCCATCGTGCATGTCCGGCTGGTGCGGCATGACCGGGACGCGGTGAAGCGGGTCATGACCGATCTTGCCGCGCGGCCCGAGGTCGTGGAGTGCTATGCCACCACCGGACAGTCGGACTATCACCTCCGCGTTCTCTGTGCCGACATGGCGGCCTATCGGCGGTTCCTCGATGATTTCCTGTTTCGCCAGCCGGCCATCGAAAGCGCACAGACCAATGTGGTTCTCGAAGAGATCAAGCGCCGCGGCGTGGTTCCGGTCTGAGCGCCGCGGCCGCCTGTCCGCCTAGTCAAGCGCCCGCTTCGCGCGCAGGAAGACCAGGGTGCAGCCGATTGTCCAACTGAGATTGAAGAAAAGATTGCTGAGCGCGGCCCCCTCGACGCCGAAGAAATGCACCATCGGCAGGAAGGACGCGGCAAAGACCAGCGTCGACAGCGTTGTCACCCGGACCAGCAGATTATCCTTGCCCATGCTGAGCAAGGCCGGGTTCAGTGCCACGCCCGAGGCAAAGATGATCGAAGACATGAGCAGAATGTTCATCACCGTGCCAGCACCGGCAAATTGCGGGCCGAAGACAAGCGCGATCACCTGCTCGACATTCAGCATGAAGGGGACCGCGACGACCATCTGCAGCAGGAAGATCGACACGGTCACGATGGCCATCAGCCGGGTGAATTGGGGGATGCGCCGCTGTTCCCAAAGGCGGGACAGTTCAGGGTAGATGGTCTGCCGGACCGGGCCGGCCAGCTTTTGCACGCGGTTCATCACCCGCTTGCCAAGCTGGTACATCCCCACCGCGGTCGGGTTCATCAGCGCGCCGAGCGCCAGCACATCGAAGCGATTCGCGGATTGCCGCAGGATGACGTTGAAGTTCGAATTCCACAGAAAACGCAGAATGCCGGGGTTTTCCTTGATCGCGGCACGCGCTCTGGCTTGCCTCACACCGCGATAGCCTTGGCGTCTCAGCTCGTGCATGGCGAAGCCGAAACACAAGGCCCGGTCGAGCAGATTCTGGACCAGCAGTATGCCGAGGAAACCCCAGACGCCCATCCCGGTCTGCCAGGCTATCAGCGTCAGCACCAGACGCAGCACGGTGGTCAGCATATCCACCTTGGCCAACCGGTCGAAACGGTCGAAGATGCGCAGCACCGCGATCGAGGTTGGGCGTAGCGAGAAGAACAGGCTGATCGCTACCAGATAGATATATTGCGCACCGCTCTCGTCGGGCAGCCCGATCCGTGGCGCCACGATGCCGGCCAACAACATGCACAGCATGCCCGACAGGAAGCCTCCGGCCATGTCGATCAGGATCGACAATTTCACCAGTCGCAGAAACGCGGCGCGATCGCCCCGCTCCTGCGC
This genomic window from Paracoccus sediminicola contains:
- a CDS encoding indolepyruvate ferredoxin oxidoreductase family protein, with translation MLDQANQQSYALEDRYQAERGRVFLTGTQALVRIMLDQARRDRAAGLKTAGFISGYRGSPLGGVDLELWRAKTRLKEADITFLPAVNEDLGATAVLGAQQATLDPEARVEGVFSMWYGKGPGVDRSGDALRHGNAYGSAPKGGVLVVAGDDHGCVSSSMPHQSDVAFMTWFMPALNPASVAEYLSFGEYGIALSRFSGTWVGFKAISETVESGASVELPEDRSFTIPSFDPPPGGLHVRPADLPSPEIETRLTHKLRAVEAFVEANPIDRRIYDVKDASYGIVTTGKAHLDLMEALRLLGLDEAACRRLGIDIYKVGMVWPLARRDALRFVRNKEEVLVVEEKRGIIESQLKEHFYDLPDHKPEAMVGKHTETGASLIPFSGELSPRLLAPIVAERLHRHFPAENLPEKAATLEAIPDLSMNVTGATRTPYFCSGCPHNTSTKLPDGSMAASGIGCHVMASWMNRETVGYAQMGGEGVPWIARQEYNGGKHIFQNLGEGTWYHSGSLAIRQAVAAKANITYKILYNDAVAMTGGQPVDGPVSPAAIAQSCRAEGIERIAVVSDTPEKFDRAEFPGATSFDHRDRLDEVQRELREIPGVTVLIYEQTCATEKRRRRKRGLMPDPAKAVVINERVCEGCGDCSVASNCLSVEPLETPFGRKRQINQNSCNKDFSCLGGFCPSFVTVEGATRRKKDAANLDIQAMMEGIEMPHQASLKEPFDLLVGGVGGTGVVTVGALITMAAHLEGKGASVLDFTGFAQKFGTVLGYVRLARHPDEINQLRIENGSADAVIGCDVVVASAPKASALYRKGTQVVLNLAEMPTGDLVLNRDADLRVDARVQAIRDSVGAENVSGFDANRLSQRLLGDSVFANVMMLGHAWQSGLVPVGLAAMQEAIILNGTAIEANQRAFDLGRVLAAAPERLPQPDLPAPAEDLPELRARLEAELTEYQDAAYAAQFRRHINRFDDALRGMPDNSRADLVETASKSLFRLMAYKDEYEVARLLTSSSFSDRLAQDWEGGKIVYHLAPPLLPARRDSRGRPVKRRFGAWLTPALRVMARGKVLRGTAFDPLGWMAERRQERALIDWFTDLLDALPPLTSEATLTEAMTALAAPQQMRGYGPVKEAAIKNHRAEAEAALARMSG
- a CDS encoding Lrp/AsnC family transcriptional regulator codes for the protein MDDFDLTANDRAILRVLQQDSRLSNAQLAERVGMSASACWRRVRMLEEAGVIAGYGAIVDPDRAGLEFHAIVHVRLVRHDRDAVKRVMTDLAARPEVVECYATTGQSDYHLRVLCADMAAYRRFLDDFLFRQPAIESAQTNVVLEEIKRRGVVPV
- a CDS encoding lipopolysaccharide biosynthesis protein, with product MSRNLSWTFASELFISIGAVATLFISARALGPAGLGILALVESFIRIVDLLVRLEPWQAVIRYGIQAQERGDRAAFLRLVKLSILIDMAGGFLSGMLCMLLAGIVAPRIGLPDESGAQYIYLVAISLFFSLRPTSIAVLRIFDRFDRLAKVDMLTTVLRLVLTLIAWQTGMGVWGFLGILLVQNLLDRALCFGFAMHELRRQGYRGVRQARARAAIKENPGILRFLWNSNFNVILRQSANRFDVLALGALMNPTAVGMYQLGKRVMNRVQKLAGPVRQTIYPELSRLWEQRRIPQFTRLMAIVTVSIFLLQMVVAVPFMLNVEQVIALVFGPQFAGAGTVMNILLMSSIIFASGVALNPALLSMGKDNLLVRVTTLSTLVFAASFLPMVHFFGVEGAALSNLFFNLSWTIGCTLVFLRAKRALD